AAGAGGTGTTGTAACCGCGACAGCATTTGCGATTGCCGCCACGCCACGCTTTTGCTAGCGGCCCGCCCCGTGACCTCAGGTTCCCCGGCAACGGGGATGAAAAGGGAAGTCCGGTGAAATCCGGCGCTGCCCCGAGGCGAAAACCGCGTAAATAGCCGCCATTGGCTCATTGTCATTTAACCGGATTATCCTATCTTGTCCGGGTAAGGCCGCGCGCTCGCGCGGCGATTGGGAAAGATTCCGCATGCAGGACGACAAGGAACCGCAGGGCAACCCCTGGATGAAGAGCGTGATGATCTGGAGCGGCATCCTGCTTGCCATGCTCCTCGTCGCCTCGATGTTCGGCGGCGCTTCGCAGCCCGCGGGCAATCCGCTTGCCTATTCCGAGTTCCGCCAGAAGGTCGAGGAAGGCAGCGTCAAGGACGTCGTGCTGTCGGAGGACAAGGTCACCGGCACGTTGTCGAACGGCGACCGCTTCACCGCCAATGTCGTGCGCGATCCCGATCTCCTCAAGATGCTCAACGACAATGGCGTCAAATATGACGGCAAGCCGACCGAGGTTCCCAATTTCTGGATGTATCTGATCGTCCAGTCGCTGCCCTTCCTGCTGATCCTCGGCATCGCCTTCTTCGTCTTCCGCCAGGTCCAGAAGAACAACGGCTCGGGCGCGATGGGTTTCGGCAAGTCGCGCGCCAAGATGCTCACCGAAAAGCAGGGCCGCGTCACCTTCGACGATGTCGCGGGCATCGACGAGGCGCGCGAGGAGCTGGAGGAAATCGTCGAATTCCTGAAGGACCCGACCAAATTCTCGAAGCTGGGCGGCCAGATTCCGAAGGGCGCGCTGCTCGTCGGCTCGCCGGGTACCGGCAAGACGCTGCTCGCCCGCGCGATCGCGGGTGAAGCAGGCGTCCCCTTCTTCACTATTTCGGGCTCGGACTTCGTCGAAATGTTCGTCGGCGTCGGCGCATCGCGCGTCCGCGACATGTTCGAACAGGCAAAGCGCAACGCGCCGTGCATCGTCTTCATCGACGAAATCGATGCGGTCGGCCGCCATCGCGGCGCGGGCCTCGGCAACGGCAACGACGAGCGCGAGCAGACGCTGAACCAGCTGCTCGTCGAAATGGACGGCTTCGAGGCGAACGAGGGCATCATCATCGTCGCGGCGACGAACCGCCCCGACGTGCTCGACCCCGCGCTGCTCCGTCCGGGCCGTTTCGACCGCCAGGTCGTCGTGCCGCGCCCCGACATCGAGGGCCGCCAGAAGATTCTCGAGGTGCACACGCGCAAAAAGCCGCTCGCACCCGACGTCGATCTCCGCCGCATCGCGCGCGGCACCCCCGGCTTCTCGGGCGCCGATCTGGCTAATCTTTGCAACGAAGCGGCACTGCTCGCGGCGCGCAAGGGCAAGCGCCTCATTGCCTCAAACGAATTCGAGGAAGCCAAGGACAAGGTCATGATGGGCGCCGAGCGCCGGTCGATGGTGATGACCGAGGACGAGAAGAAGGCGACCGCCTATCACGAGGCCGGCCACGCGCTCGTCTCGCTCCACGTCGAGCATAATGATCCGCTGCACAAGGTGACGATCATCCCGCGCGGCCGCGCGCTGGGCGTCACTTGGAACCTGCCCGAGCGCGACCGCTATTCGCAGAATATGAAGCAGATGAAGGCGCGCCTCGCGCTCTGCTTCGGCGGCCGCATCGCCGAGCAGCTTATCTACGGCAAGGACGAGCTTAACACCGGCGCGTCGAACGACATCCAGCAGGCGACCGACATGGCCCGCGCTATGGTCATGGAATATGGCATGTCGGAAAAGCTCGGCTGGCTGCGCTATCGCGACAATCAGGACGAGGTATTCCTCGGCCACAGCGTATCGCGCGCCCAGAATATGTCTGAGGAAACCGCCAAGCTGATCGACGCCGAAGTCCGCCGCCTCGTCGAGGAAGGCGAAAAGGTCGCGCGCAAGGTGCTCACCGACAATATCGACGAACTCCACCTGCTCGCCGGCGCGCTGCTCGAATATGAGACGCTGTCGGGCGAGGAAGCGAAGCGCGCGATCAAGGGCGAGGATATCGGCCGCGAAAACGATCACGACAAGTCGGGGGGTCCCGTATCGGGTCATGCCGGCGGCATGCCGCAGATCAAGCGCAAGCCGCGCCCGTTCGGCGACGCCAATCCGCAGGGTGCGTAGGCTCTGATCCGCACCGGCGATTCAGCACAGGTTCAGCGGCCGGACGCGATTTCCCTCGCATGATCAGGGGGATATCCAGACGCGCCGCAACCGCCGCGCTCGCGGCCGGCGCCGGCGCCCTGCTTTGCGGCATGGCGCCGGGCGACATGAACATCGCCGCTTTCCTCGCCCGCGCCGATGCGGTTTCGCGGCTCGGCCCGCTCGCGCTGGCGACGCCCGAAGGCAACCGGCTGAAGGGCGAAGTCATCGCGGCCGGCAAGCGCTACAAGGCGCGCATCGACGCGCAGCGCAAGGCGGGGCTCAGAACGACAAGCTGCCCGCCCGAATCGGGCGACCTCTCGCCCGACGAATGGCTTGCGCACCTGCGCAACTATCCGGCCAGCCAGCGCCGGTCGGTCTCGGTCTATTCGGCCTTCGACGCGCTGATGAAGAAACGCTATCCGTGCCGCAATTGATGCGCCAGACAAGGGACGGACCGAAGGAGATGGGGCGATGAGGATTGGCCTTTCTGGCGCGATGACATTGGCGGCGGCGTTGTTGGCGACCGTCCAGCCGGCCGCAGCACAGGGCGGCGGCGCGCTGACCTCGAAAATCGAACTTCAAAAGGTGGTGCCGGGAACAGGCACCGATAGACATGCGGAACTTTACACTTTTGTCGCACCAGATGTCGTCGTCCCCGGCGACCGCATCCGCGTCACGCTGACCTTTACCAACAACGGCACGGCGCCCGCGTCCGGCGTCAATATCGTCAACCCGATCCCCGAGGGGCTCGTTTTCGACGGGGCCAACGATCCTGCCGCGTTCAGCGTTTCGGTCGACGGCGCCAAGGCATTCGGCTCGCTGGATGCCCTGAGCGTCCCGGTCGAGGGCGCCGCGCCGCGCGCCGCTGCCAATGCTGATGTGACCCATGTCCGTTGGCTATGGCCCGATGCCATTCCCGTCGGCGGCAGCCGTTCGGTCGCTTTCTTCGGGCGGGTCAAATAGCGCCCATGACGATCTATTGCGACGAATCGGGGGGACTCAACACCGGCGTCATGACCTTTTCGGCGGTGATGCTGACCCCGCAGGCGGCCGCCGACATCCATAGTCGTTTCCGCAGCGTGACCGGGCTGCGCGGCGAACTCAAGGGCAGCCGGATCAGCATCGTCGAGCGCGCGTACCTGCTCGAACTGTTCGACCGCGCCGGCGGCCGCGCATGGGTCGCGGTGGCACGGCGCGAAACGCTGGCGCAGAATCCGGGCGGCACATTGCCCAGCGACCTTGCGCTCTACGCAGCCCTGCTCAACAGCGCGATCGGGCACTGGCTTCCCGAAACCGGCGGCGTGTGCACCGATGTCGTGATCGACGACGGCCGCTACGACCCCAATATCCTTTCGCACGTCCGCGAAGAAATCCAGGCAGGGCTCGGCCAGTGGGGCCGCGCGTCGCTCGCCGACAGCCGCCGCAGCGACGGCGTCCAGATCGCCGACGTCATCGCGAACAGCCTGTTCAACACCGTGATCGGGTCCCCCCGCGCGCCGCGCATCCAGCGCATCATCGACCCGCTGCTCGCATCGAAAGCCATCCGCATCGCGGAGTTGACGCACATTCCCTGACGCGGACGCGTCAGAGCGAAACTGTGATCTTGCCCATGTGCGCACCCGAGAGCTGGTGACGGAAGGCGGCGCCGAGTTCGGCCAGGGGAAAGTCGCGGTCGATCACCGGACGAATCGCGTGCGCTTCGACGAAACGGACCAGATCGGCGAGATGCGCGACGCTGCCGACCGCCATACCCCCGATCCGGATATGCCGCATCACCACATCACGCAGCGGCAGTTCGGGCGCGCCGTTCGAGGTCGACCCGACGACGAGCAGATGCCCGCCCATGCGGCACGCGGCGACCGAGTGCGCAAAGGTCGACTGGCCGCCGATGTCGAGCGCCAGGTCGACGCCCCTTCCCCCGGTCAGCTCGCGCACCGCGGGCGCCCAGTCGGGTAGGCTGCGGTAATTGATGCCATGATCGGCGCCGAGTTCTTTCAGGCGCGCCAGCTTGTCGTCGGACGAAGAGATCATGACGGTGCGGATGCCGATCGCTTTTGCGATCTGGAGCATGAACACCGACAGCCCGCCCGATCCCGGCAGCAGCACCGTCGCCCCCGCCTCAAGGCGTCCCTCGACACGGAGCGCGCGCCAGGCCGTCAGCCCGGCGCACGGCAGCGTCGCCGCCTCGGCGAACGACCATCCCGCAGGCATCGCCGACAGCGAATGCGCGGGCACGACGACATGATCGGCGGCAAAACCATCGACGGTCTCACCCGAAATCGCCGCATTGTTCGCGTCGGTCGGCGGGCCGTCGACCCAGTCGGGGAAGAAGGCGCCCATGACGCGGTCGCCGACCCGCCAGCCCTTGACCCCGGGGTCGAGCGCGGCGATTTCGCCGGCGCCGTCGGACATCGGAATGCGCCCCGCGGGCTGCGGGATAAAACCGGCGACCACCAGATAGTCATGATAGTTGAGCGACGTCGCACGAACGCGGACCAGCACCTCGCCCGGCCCCGGAACCGGAACCGGTCCCTGTGTGACCGCGATATTGTCGAGGCTCGGCCGTTCGGTCAGCCCGATGAAGTTTCTCATATCCGTCATCAGCGTTTCACCAGTGTCTCGGCCCCGTCGAGATGGCTGGCGCCATCGAGGATGCGGGTAAAATTGGGCATGCCGGTGTGCGCAACCCCGCCCCCGTCGACGACCAGATTGTGGCCGTTGACATAGCTGGCGTCGCCCGAGGCAAGGAAAGCGATCGCCGCCGCAACCTCGGCGGGTTCCGCCGGCCGCCCGAGCGGCAGGCCGTCGGTCCACGCCGCCATGATCGCGGGATTCTCGGTGAGGCCGGTCGCGAGCGGGGTGCGCGTCAGTCCCGGGCTGACGACATTCACCCGCACCCGCGGTGCATGGTCGAGCGCCATCGCCCGCGTCAGGTTGATCGCCGCTGCCTTCGCCGCATTATAGGCAGCAAAGCCGTAATCGCCGCCAATCCCGGCGATCGACGCGACGTTGACAATATTGCCCCCGGTGCGTTCGAGGTGCGGCATCGCCGTCCGGCTCGCCCACATCACGCCTTCGACGTCGACCCCCATCACCTCGCGCCAGTGGGCCAGATCGATGTCGGTGATCTTGCCGAACGAACCGATCCCGGCATTGTTGACGAGAATGTCGAGCCGGCCGCAGCGGGCGACGGCCGCGGCGATCATCGCCTCGATATCGGCGGCGTCGATCATGTCGACGCGGTGGCCGATGATCCGGCCGCTGTTCAGCGATGCGGCCAGAGTATCGATCGCCTCCTGACGAATGTCGGCGACGACCACCGTCGCCCCTTCCCCGTGCAGGCGCCGTACCGTCGCTTCGCCGATCCCGGACGCACCGCCGGTGACGATCGCGACCTTGCCGTCGAACCGTCCACTCATCGCGCAGTATATCCGCCGTCGACAGTCAGCAGCGCGCCGTTGACGAAGGAGGCACGGTCGCTGAGCAGCCAGCATGCCGCCTGTCCGACCTCCTCGGGCTGGCCGAAGCGGCCGATCGAATGGCGCTCGACCATCGGCGCGACCTGCGCCTCGAACGCCGGATTGCCGAGCAACCGTTCCTCGACCATCGGGGTCAGGATCAGCCCGGGGAGCACCGCATTGACCCGCACCCCCGTATAACGCGTCTCGCACGCCGCGGCGCGGGTCAGGCCGACCACGCCATGTTTCGTCGCGACATAATCGCTGGCGTAGGGCGCGCCGATGATGCCGTCGCCCGACGAATTGTTTACGATCGCGCCGCCGGCCCCCTGCATCGCCCGCGTCTGATATTTCATGCACAGGAAAACGCCGGTCAGGTTGATGTCCATGATCCGCGCCCATTCGGCGGCGTCGAGATCGGGCACCAGCTTGTTCGCCATCTCGATCCCGGCATTGTTGAACGCACCGTCGAGCCGGCCGAACGTCGCGACCACCCCGGCAACCGCCTCCGCAACCGAGGCTTCGTCCGCCACGTTGCAGGTCCACGCCCGCGCGCTGCCGCCGATCAGGTCGCGCGTCTCTTCGTTTCCACGCGGATCGCGGTCGAACAACGCCAGCTGCGCACCGTCCTCGGCAAAAACGCGTGCGGCGGCGCGGCCGATGCCCGACCCGGCGCCGGTGACGATGACGACCTTGCCGTCGAGAAGGGGGGACGTGCCGCTCATGCCGGGTGATGGATCGTCTGGGGAACGGTGAATTCGAGCAGGCCGTCCATGCCGTTTTCGGCGCCGATGCCCGATTGCTTGTGTCCGGCAAAGGCCGCGAACGGGGTCAGCCCTTGCGCCGAATTGATCCAGACCGTGCCGGTTTCCAGCCGCGCAGCAACCGCGGCGGCGGCGGCGGGATCCGACGACCACACCGACCCGCCGAGCCCATATTCGGACGCATTGGCGCGCGCGACGGCTTCGTCGATATCGTGATAGCGCAGCAGCGGCAACACCGGCCCGAACGCCTCTTCGGCGACGACCCGCGCCTCGTCGGGTGGATTGTCGACCAGCGTCACCGGCACGAAATAACCCGGCCCCTCGCCCGGCTCGCCGCCGGTCATGAAGCGGTGCCCCGCATTGCGGCTGTCGGCGATCATCGCCTTGACACGCTCATATTGTGCGCGGTTCTGGACCGGGCCCAACGCGCTGTCGGGGTCCGCGCCGTCGCCGATGCGGACGCGACCCGCGATCTCGACCAACGCCGCCGACAGTTCGTCATAAATGCTGTCGTGGACGAACATCCGCTTCGCCGCGACGCACACCTGCCCGCTGTTGGTGAAGGCGGCCCAGAACAGCGGTTCGGCAATATCGGCGACCTTCGCATCCGGCAGGACGATCGCGGCGTCGTTGCCGCCGAGTTCGAGCGTCAGCCGCTTGAGGTTCGCCGCCGCGCTGGCCATCACCCGCCGCCCCGTCGCGGTCGATCCGGTAAAGCTGATCTTGTCGATGTCGCCATGCTCCGACATCATCGGGCCCAGCGCATCGCCGCCCGATACGATATTGAGCACCCCCGGCGGCAACACGCTCTGCAGCAGTTCGCCGAGCCGCAGCGTCGCAAGCGGCGTGAAGGGCGAGGGTTTGAGCACCATCGTATTGCCGGTGAGCAATGCCGGGCCGATCTTCCAGATCGCAAGCAGGACGGGGAAATTCCACGGCACGATCGCACCGACGACGCCGAGCGGAACGTGCCGCGTCACGCTGCGCTGCCCGGGCATGGCGTCGCTGATCGTTTCGGGGAGCTGCTGGTCGGCGACCACGCCGATCCACCACGCCGCCGCCTGGATCTCCGCCAACGCCGCGGCGTGCGGCTTGCCCTGTTCGGCGGTGAGCAACTGTTTCAGTTCCTCGGCATGTTCCGCCACCAGCGCCCCGATCGCCCGCAGCGCCGCCTGCCGGTCGGCGTAGGACGTCGCGCGCCAGCCGGGAAATGCGGCACGCGCCGCGGCGACCGCCCGGTCGAGTTGCGCCTGCGAACAGTCGGGGATCGTCGCGACCACCGCTTCGGTCGCGGGGTTGACTACCGCAATCTGGTCGGACGCATTTTCGGGGCGACCGTCGATGGTCATGTTAAAGGCGGTGTTGATCATCATTCACTCCCGGAGCAGGGACAGGGCGTCGTGGTCGAGCACGTGGCTGACGTGGCGATCGAGCATGGTCAGGAACATCTGGTCGCCGCGCTCGGTGCGCTGGACCAGCATCGCGGCGCCGACCGCGACATTGATGCCGGCGAAGGTGAAGTGGCGGTAATCGGCTTCGAATTCCGCGCGCGAATAGCCGGTCACCCCCTGCCCGCCCAATTCGTCGAGATAGGCGTCGATCAGCACCGGTTCGACGGCGCGCCGCGCTTCGGGCGCATAACCGCCACCGATCAGATAGGCGACGTCGACCGCGCCGGCGCCCAGCGCCACCGACTGCCAGTCGACGACCACCAGCCGGTCGTCGTCGAACAGCATGTTATCGGGCCGGAAATCATTGTGCGTGATGCAGCGGGGGCGCGGGCGCGGACGATCATAAACATCGTACCCCTCGGCCAGAGCGTCGCAGACCTCTCTTTGCCGGTCGCTGAGCAGCGCGTCATAGCGATCGCGAAAACCGGGCCAGGTCGACCGGAATATCCCCGGCGTATAAAAGGGCTGCGCGCCCGCCTCGGTGTCAAGCCAGCTATATTCGGCGCTCTCGCCCTGCTCCCAGAAGGCAGCGTGGAGCCGGGCCGCTTCGCGCACCGCACGCTCGGCATGGCGGTCCGACAACCCCTTGAACTGATCGCCCGGCGCAGCGGGGGCGAGGTCTTCGAGCAGGAGGGCAAAACCGCCCGCCGCGTCGATTTGTGCACCATAGCAAACAGGCACCACGATCCGCGCCTTCGCGGCAAGTTCGCGATAGAAACGCACCTCGCGCGTGTAGAGCGACCATGTGGCGGCGACGTCGAGGCTGGTCGGGTCGGTCGACGAAAACTTGCCGATCAGCGTCGCAGGCGCGGCATCGCTGCCGGGTGCATAGGTCAGGCGGAAGCGCGCCGTATCGCCAAGCTGTCCGGTGCCGATCCGTTCGACCGAGAGCGCGGCAACCGCAACGCTATATCCCGCCCCCGCCAGCATGGTTTCGATCCAGGCGGCGTCGACATTCTCCGGTCGCGGAACCGGGCGGTCCGCGACAAGACCCGCGGGCGCGTTGGCAAGGTTCACTCATTCTCTCCCGACGCCGGTTTCTGGACCTGTTCCGGCATGTCCGGCGGCAAGGATGCGGAGCCACCGGATCAAAGTCCAATCGGCCTTTGCCGCCGACCTATTGGCGGCTCCGATGGATGGCGCCGCCGAAACAATTGGTATCGCCGCCCCGCCGGCGGGAAGATGACGTCCTCGCCGGGAGAGGAAAGCCATGACCAACGACCGCACGCAGCACGCGCTCGCCATATTGGCCGCGATCGGCACGGGAACAGTCCCGCTCGATCCGTTCACGTCCGACGCACGCTGGTGGTGGAACGGCGGGCTCGATCTGCCGGTGGCGGAGTTTGCCGCACTCCTCGCCACACTGCACACGCAAACCGAAAGCGGCATCGCCATCACGACCGGCCTGATCATGGCGCAGGACGACAGCGTCATGATCGAAGCGACATCGGCGGCACGGCTGATCAACGGCCGCATCTATGACAATCGCTATATCTTCCTGTTCCACTTTCGCGGCGACGCCATATGCGAGGTGCGCGAATATAGCGACAGCGCGCACGTCAACGCGACGTTCGATCTTGCAGCTTGATCAGCCGAACGACGCGATCGGCAGCCGCTCGACGCTTTCGCCCGCGGCCTCGCGCCCGGCCTGCCAGCGCTCCGCAAATTCGAAGAAGCGCCGCGCCGCCTTGTTCGGCGCCGTGCCCAGCACGACCGAGAAATCCATGAAGAAATTCATGCCCTCGACGGGCCGCAGCACCAGCCCGGCCGGGGTCGGAAACCAGCCGATGCCGATACAGCAATTGCCGCTGCGCAGCGCATAGCGTTCGATCGCCAGCGCATTGCCTTCGGACGGTGCGAGCGGAATCGCGCCGTGCGACAGCATGAAACTGACCATCGGGTTGATAAAGGCATCGCCATGCTCGCCGCTCAGCATCGCGACCCGACGTCCGGCGAGCGCGGCGCCGGGGATCATGTCCATCACCGCGAGTTCGCTCTCTTCCGGAACCAGCAGCCCGATCTTGCGGCGGCACAGCACGACACGTTCGAGCGCGTCGGGATATTGCACCTCGTTGACGATATGGCCGAAGGGCACGTCGCGAGTGAATTCACTCGCCGGTGTGTCCGTCGCGATGCCGAGCAACAGCGCGGCGTCGAGCCGGTCGGTCAGCAGGTCGCGGATCTGGTCCGACTGCAAACGGTTGTCGATCGTATGCCGGATTTCGGGGCGCGCCGCGGCAAAGGCGTCGAGCAGGTCGATACGATCGGTGAAGTCCATCGTGTACATCGCCGCGCCCAGCCGGAATTGCGTTGTCGTCGCATGCTGCATTTCCTCGGCGTCGCGGCGCACCGCTTCGGCGCCCTCCAGCAACGCTTCGACCTTGGGCAACAGCCGCGCCCCCTGTTCGCTGAGCGTCACGCTACGCGAGGTGCGGTGGAACAGCACGAACCCCAATATCTGTTCGAGTTCCTTGATCTGCCCCGACACCGTCGGCTGGGTCAGGTGCAGCCGTTCGGCCGCCCGGGTGACCGAGCTTTCGCGGGCAACCGCGGCAAAGCTGCGCAGCAGCTTGAAATCGAGATGCTGCATATCCTCTAACCCAATCGCTCTGTCGGCAATTGCCGCCAAGCATAACAGATCGATTGGCGGGGTCTATCGATTCACCGCGAAACCCGATTGGACGCAGCCCGCCCCGGCTCCCTACCAAGGCGCCGAGAGGAGAACCGACGTGCCCCATATGCTCGCGGACAATATCGACGAGATCATCACCGATCCGGCGACTTACGCGGACGAAGCGCTGTATCACCAGATCTTCGCCGAACTGCGCAGCGCCGATCCGGTGCATTGGTGCGCGCCGGCCCAATATCACCCCTTCTGGGCGGTGACCCGGCACGCCGACATCATGCGGGTGGAACTGGATGCCGCCAATTTCCGCAACGAGCCGCGCCAGTTCCTCGTCACCATCGACGACCAGCAGATGATGGAGGAACAGACCGGCGAAAGCAATTTCGCGCGCAACCTCGTCGCGATGGATAACCCCGATCACAAGGCCTATCGCGCGCTGACCGCCGACTGGTTCGGCGCCAAGAGCGTCCGCGCGCTCGAGGAGAAGATCACCGAACTGGCCCGCGAAACCGTCGACCGCATGGTCGCGATGGGCGGCACCTGCGACTTTGCGAAGGAGATCGCCGCCTGGTATCCGCTGCGCACGATCATGATCGTCCTCGGCGTGCCGCGCGAAGACGAGCCCTTGATGCTCGAACTGTCCCAGAAAGTGTTCGGCGGCAGCGATGCCGACACCGGCGGCGGCGAAGGCATGGCATCGATGCTCGAGGCCTTTGCCGCGTTCAACGACTATTTCGGCCGCGTCGTCGCCGACCGGCTGGTGAATCCGCAGGACGATGTCGCGACGCTGTTGTCGACCGCGACGATCGACGGCGCGCCGATCGGCGAGGCCGAGCGCAACGCCTATTTCCTGATCATCGCGGCGGCGGGACACGACACCACCAGTTCGGCGATCTCGGGCGGCCTGCTGGCGCTGATCCGCAATCCCGACCAGATGGCGAAGCTGCGCGCCAACCCCGATCTGATGCCCCAAGCGGTTGACGAGTTCATCCGCTGGACGACACCGGTAAAACATTTCTTCCGCACTGCGGTGGCGGATTGCGAGGTCGGCGGACAATCGGTGAAGGCCGGCGACAGCCTGATGATGTGCTATCCCTCGGCGAACCGCGACGAGGCGGCATTCGACGATCCGATGGAATTTCGCATAGACCGCAAACCGAACCGTCAACTCGCGTTTGGCTACGGCCCGCACGTCTGCCTCGGCCAGTTTCTCGCCAAGATGGAAATCCGGATTCTCTTCACCGAACTGCTCGCGCGCATCGATGACATCGAGCTCGCCGGCGAGCCGGCATGGGTGAAGGCCAATTTCGTGTCGGGGCTCAAACGCTTGCCGATCCGCTATCGCTGCGAGGGAGCAGCGTCCGTCACCGGTGGATGACGGAAATCAGTCACGCTATCCGCTGCGCGATCTTGGCTAGAGAGAGGCAGATAATAGCAGGCTTTCCATGCCTTTTTCCAATGGATCGGCGAACAGTCTCGATTGGACAGGACATGGGTGTGGGTGGGACACAGTCAACAAGACCCGCGGCCACGAAGCCGCGGTGACAAAATAGATGGGATGGAGGACCTTATGACAGCATTTCGCGTATTTTCGGCTGCTCTGCTCGGCGCGACCGCGCTGGCTTCGACGCCGGCATGGGCGCAGGACAGCGGCGGTGAAACGCCCGCCGAAGCCGAAGCTTCGGGCGGCATCGTCGATATCGTCGTCACCGCGCAGCGCCGCTCGGAATCGCTGATGAAGGTCCCGGTCGCCGTCTCGGCGCTCAACACCGAAGACCTGACGCGCCAGGGGATCACGTCCAGCTTCGACCTCAGCGGCTCGGTTCCCTCGCTCCAGGTGACGAGCGCGTTCGGCGAGGCGCAGCCCAATTTCACGATGCGCGGCATCGGCGTGGGCAATGAATATGGCGCCAACCAGGTGTCGCCGGTCGGCGTCTATACCGACGACAATTACCTCAGCGCCCGCACGATGCACGGGTTGCAGCTTTACGACCTCGAACGCGTCGAGGCGCTGCGCGGGCCGCAGGGCACGCTCTACGGCCGCAACACCACCGGTGGCGCGATCAACTTCATCTCGAACAAGCCGAACCTCGAACCGGGTGCGCGCGGTTATGTCGAGGCAGGCTATGGCCGCTTCAATGAAGTCCGCGGCCAGGGCGCGATCGAAGGCACGCTGATCGACGACGTTCTCGGCTTTCGCGCTGCGGTCAATTATGTCGAGGCCGACGGTTATGTGAAGAATATCTTCCCCGGCCAGCCCGACGCCAATTCCAAGGATTCGATCGCCGGCCGCCTGATCATCCGCGCCAAGCCCAGCGAAAAGCTGGACATGATGCTGAAGTTCACGGGCAGCAAGGGCAAGCCGACGCAGGCCGCCGCCTTCCACCGCAACGACGGCACCGGCACCTCGACCTATTTCCGCTCGAACGACAATCTCAGCTTCTTCGAGACCAACCAGCCCGACCTCGGCTTCAACGACGTCAAGAATGCGGGCGTCCAGTTCAACATCAATTACGAACTGACCGACAGCCTCTCGCTCCAGACGCTGACCGCCTATGATTGGTCGAAGCAGGCGCTGTCACAAGAAGGATCGGGCACGCCCGTCGTCGGCTTCCTGCAGACCAACTACGGCGACGTCTACAAGCAGTTCAACCAGGAAGTGAAGCTGGCGTACAGCGGCGACAGCACCAATGTGCAGGCCGGCGTCTATTACGGTTGGGACAGCATCAACAACGTCGACAAATATCGTCTCGTCAGCACGCTCTATTTCTACCAGCACTACCGGCAGGAGCGGAACAGCTACGCCGCCTTCGCACAGCTTGACCAGGACATCGGCGACCATTTCGGCTTCACCCTCGGCGTGCGCTATACGAAGGACAGCAACCATCATTACGATGCCTATTCCTTCCTGACCGCCTTTGCCGACCCAACCACGTCGCCGGCGTTCGGCACCTATGATTTCGATCCGACCGATCCCGACGCCGCGGCGATCACCTTCACCCACGGCAGCATCTCGCCGACCGGGGTGATCACCCCCGAAGCGTCGAAGCGCCGCAAGAGCAGCCGCGTCACGGGCAAGGTCGGCATCGACTACACTTTCGACAGCGGATCGATGCTCTACGCCAACTATAGCCGCGGCTA
The Sphingopyxis macrogoltabida genome window above contains:
- a CDS encoding TonB-dependent receptor encodes the protein MTAFRVFSAALLGATALASTPAWAQDSGGETPAEAEASGGIVDIVVTAQRRSESLMKVPVAVSALNTEDLTRQGITSSFDLSGSVPSLQVTSAFGEAQPNFTMRGIGVGNEYGANQVSPVGVYTDDNYLSARTMHGLQLYDLERVEALRGPQGTLYGRNTTGGAINFISNKPNLEPGARGYVEAGYGRFNEVRGQGAIEGTLIDDVLGFRAAVNYVEADGYVKNIFPGQPDANSKDSIAGRLIIRAKPSEKLDMMLKFTGSKGKPTQAAAFHRNDGTGTSTYFRSNDNLSFFETNQPDLGFNDVKNAGVQFNINYELTDSLSLQTLTAYDWSKQALSQEGSGTPVVGFLQTNYGDVYKQFNQEVKLAYSGDSTNVQAGVYYGWDSINNVDKYRLVSTLYFYQHYRQERNSYAAFAQLDQDIGDHFGFTLGVRYTKDSNHHYDAYSFLTAFADPTTSPAFGTYDFDPTDPDAAAITFTHGSISPTGVITPEASKRRKSSRVTGKVGIDYTFDSGSMLYANYSRGYRAGSFASQFYGGNPIDFVPPEQVDAYEIGAKTRLFDGMATFTTAAFLTKYKNQQLNEVIGTTGFIRSAPGSTIKGVEAELNIRPVSSLTANLSVTWLDATYDKLTLSGVNLDGNNLPNAPTWTINAGADWTIGSIGSGEVVFSPNLVYTSKQFFSPFNNEAGNQFLNSPGHVLADATLGWEGEQLSVRLWATNIFNKKYFMYGLNLRDAFGYDYLLHAPPRMYGVTARYKF